One Cellulomonas taurus genomic region harbors:
- a CDS encoding sensor histidine kinase, translating to MTPDRAPGVRVSARLRLALSYALFLVAAGAVLLFAVYVVLRYVPDYPLTAANPRDSGTSYAASREEILGAVVGVSAAVLIGLAIIGVVGGWFLAGWVLKPLRRINEAVLIAATGDRTHRIRLGGRNDEFRQLADSVDHMLDQLHSTLDVHERFAANASHELRTPLAVTATMLDVAARHPDRQDYPTLLSRLRQTNDRAVGLTESLLRLADAAAVEAAARPVALDDILRTCLTENAAEAARRSITVTAQLAPTTALGDPALLAQLATNLVQNAVRHGGSPGDAWISTTQRVGSALLRIENTGTPIAPDTAARLVEPFLRGAGRVAGDRGYGLGLALVQRITQTHGGTLDVAARAGGGLVVTVALPTG from the coding sequence GTGACCCCGGATCGCGCACCCGGGGTGCGGGTCAGCGCCCGCCTGCGACTGGCGTTGAGCTACGCGCTGTTCCTGGTCGCCGCCGGGGCGGTGCTGCTGTTCGCCGTCTACGTGGTGCTGCGCTACGTGCCGGACTACCCGTTGACCGCCGCGAACCCCCGGGACAGCGGCACCAGCTATGCCGCCTCCCGGGAGGAGATCCTCGGGGCGGTCGTCGGCGTGTCGGCCGCGGTGCTGATCGGGTTGGCGATCATCGGGGTGGTCGGCGGCTGGTTCCTGGCCGGGTGGGTGCTCAAGCCGCTGCGCCGGATCAACGAGGCGGTGCTGATCGCCGCCACCGGGGACCGCACACACCGGATCCGACTCGGTGGCCGCAACGACGAGTTCCGTCAGCTCGCCGACAGCGTCGACCACATGCTCGACCAGCTGCACAGCACCCTGGACGTGCACGAACGCTTCGCCGCGAACGCCTCCCACGAACTGCGCACGCCGCTGGCCGTCACCGCGACCATGCTGGACGTCGCCGCCCGCCACCCCGACCGGCAGGACTACCCGACCCTGCTGTCCCGGCTCCGCCAGACCAACGACCGCGCGGTCGGCCTCACCGAGTCCCTGCTCCGGCTCGCCGACGCCGCCGCTGTCGAGGCGGCCGCCCGGCCGGTCGCCCTGGACGACATCCTGCGGACCTGCCTGACGGAGAACGCCGCCGAGGCCGCACGCCGCTCGATCACCGTGACCGCCCAGCTCGCGCCGACCACGGCGCTCGGCGACCCGGCGCTGCTGGCCCAGCTCGCCACCAACCTGGTGCAGAACGCTGTCCGGCACGGCGGCAGCCCGGGTGACGCGTGGATCAGCACCACGCAGCGGGTGGGCAGCGCGCTCCTGAGGATCGAGAACACCGGCACGCCGATCGCCCCCGACACCGCGGCCCGGTTGGTCGAACCCTTCCTGCGCGGGGCCGGACGGGTCGCCGGGGACCGTGGCTACGGTCTCGGCCTCGCCCTGGTGCAGCGGATCACCCAGACCCACGGCGGGACGCTGGACGTGGCCGCGCGGGCCGGTGGCGGGTTGGTGGTCACGGTCGCGCTGCCGACCGGCTGA
- a CDS encoding response regulator transcription factor — MRVLVVEDELFLAEALQAGLQHESIAADIALDGDEALERVAVNDYDVVVLDRDLPGTHGDQVCAVIAREHPGVRVLMLTAAARLQDKIGGFELGADDYLTKPFAVEELIVRLHALARRPATALPPVLEVADLRLDPFRQEAYRAGRYLRLTRKQFAVLRLLMQARGGVVSAETLLEKAWDEHADPLTSAPRVTISTLRKALGSPDLITTVPGVGYRITEPTA; from the coding sequence ATGCGCGTGCTGGTGGTCGAGGACGAGCTGTTCCTCGCCGAAGCGCTGCAGGCGGGGTTGCAGCACGAGTCGATCGCTGCCGACATCGCCCTGGACGGCGACGAGGCCCTGGAGCGGGTGGCGGTCAACGACTACGACGTCGTGGTGCTGGACCGGGACCTGCCCGGCACCCACGGCGACCAGGTCTGCGCCGTGATCGCCCGGGAGCACCCGGGGGTGCGGGTGCTGATGCTGACAGCGGCGGCCCGGTTGCAGGACAAGATCGGCGGCTTCGAGCTCGGCGCCGACGACTACCTGACCAAGCCCTTCGCGGTCGAGGAGCTGATCGTCCGGCTGCACGCCCTGGCCCGTCGACCGGCCACCGCCCTGCCCCCGGTGCTGGAGGTCGCCGACCTGCGGCTGGATCCGTTCCGGCAGGAGGCCTACCGGGCCGGGCGCTATCTGCGCCTGACCCGCAAGCAGTTCGCGGTGCTGCGTCTGCTGATGCAGGCCCGGGGTGGGGTGGTCAGCGCCGAGACCCTGCTGGAGAAGGCCTGGGACGAGCACGCCGACCCGCTGACCAGCGCGCCACGGGTGACGATCTCCACCCTGCGCAAGGCACTCGGCTCCCCGGACCTGATCACCACGGTGCCGGGGGTCGGCTACCGGATCACCGAGCCGACTGCGTGA
- a CDS encoding M15 family metallopeptidase, which produces MNLRATLATLALTATVVLGLTACAATEAAPGLRASSDSDPSPVTAELSIEDGRLPDGDPVSPFDVDLPAIARLDPALLAATQAAATEAKSDGVEMVVTSGWRSARFQQSLVDDAVQKYGSSEEAARWVKSPEESSHVSGKAVDIGYTDAASWMMQHGPDYGLCQTYTNEMWHFELATEPGGTCPEQQTDAAG; this is translated from the coding sequence ATGAACCTCCGCGCCACCCTCGCCACCCTCGCCCTCACCGCCACCGTCGTCCTGGGCCTCACCGCCTGCGCCGCCACCGAGGCCGCCCCCGGCCTGCGCGCCTCGTCGGACTCCGATCCGTCCCCGGTGACCGCCGAACTGTCCATCGAGGACGGTCGGCTCCCCGACGGTGATCCGGTGTCGCCCTTCGACGTGGATCTCCCGGCGATCGCCCGTCTGGATCCCGCCCTGCTCGCCGCCACCCAGGCCGCCGCCACCGAGGCGAAGTCGGACGGGGTGGAGATGGTGGTGACCTCCGGCTGGCGCAGCGCTCGGTTCCAGCAGTCGCTCGTCGACGACGCCGTGCAGAAGTACGGCAGCAGCGAGGAGGCGGCGCGCTGGGTGAAGTCGCCGGAGGAGTCCAGCCACGTCAGCGGGAAGGCCGTGGACATCGGCTACACCGACGCGGCCAGCTGGATGATGCAGCACGGCCCGGACTACGGCCTGTGCCAGACCTACACGAACGAGATGTGGCACTTCGAGCTGGCCACCGAGCCGGGCGGCACGTGCCCGGAGCAGCAGACCGATGCCGCTGGCTGA
- a CDS encoding MMPL family transporter: MATFLYRLGLRAATRARAVIAAWVVALVLAVGAYLAFSGPLVSSFEIADTPTTQVTEELQDRFPDVGGGSGQLVFASTDGSGFDERDEAAIGALVEDVAALDGVAGAVDPFASAETMAQQRQQLTDGAAQLTDARGALDAAQQQLDGARAQAEDAGQAAALAALDAQQQDLTQGRAALDAQATALADGTTLLDLANTVTPVSDSREAAIAAVQFDDDPVDPEVLDAVAGVIDGHPIDGVLVERAGAAAEPPQMSVFGPGEAVGLLVAAITLFVMLGTFIGAGLPLVNALVGIGIGLTGSLALSDVIEMNTVIPVLGLMLGLAVGIDYSLFILNRHRTQLRDGVPLHESIARANGTSGNAVIFAGITVVIALLALNVTGVSFLGLMGTVAAACVVIAMAVAVTLTPALLSLAGYRITPARERRGQRPARRKPLPTTPMSTRRAVITLVAGLGAMLVMAVPALDMRLGLPDGGSEPVDSDAYRAYSLVEDAFGPGATSPLLVVADLGAPVSEEDLVATQARIGSAIADVDHVSGVAPAGVSTDSQLLAFQVVPTRGANTVETESLVHGLRDGSAGLSGVTLGVAGTASANIDISQKLADVLPLYLAVVIGLSLVILVVVFRSVLVPVTATLGFLLSVLATFGGVTAIFQWGWLADLFSIHHPGPVLSFMPILLVGILFGLAMDYQLFLVTGMREAYAHGVPARLAVQHGLRHGRVVVTAAAIIMISVFGGFVFAHSVMIQTIGFGLAFGVLVDAFLVRMLLIPAVMHLLGRHAWWLPRWLHRIVPDVDVEGAQLAREPALVG; the protein is encoded by the coding sequence ATGGCAACGTTCCTGTACCGACTCGGGCTGCGGGCCGCCACCCGAGCGCGCGCCGTCATCGCCGCCTGGGTCGTCGCCCTGGTGCTCGCGGTCGGCGCCTATCTCGCGTTCAGCGGCCCGCTGGTCTCCTCCTTCGAGATCGCCGACACCCCGACCACCCAGGTGACCGAGGAGCTCCAGGACCGGTTCCCGGACGTCGGCGGTGGATCCGGCCAGCTGGTGTTCGCCTCGACGGACGGATCGGGCTTCGACGAGCGGGACGAGGCAGCGATCGGCGCCCTGGTCGAGGACGTGGCCGCCCTGGACGGCGTCGCCGGTGCCGTCGATCCGTTCGCCTCCGCCGAGACCATGGCACAGCAGCGACAGCAGCTCACCGACGGAGCGGCCCAGCTCACCGACGCACGCGGCGCGCTGGACGCCGCCCAGCAGCAGCTCGACGGCGCGCGGGCACAGGCCGAGGACGCGGGGCAGGCGGCGGCGCTCGCCGCACTGGACGCTCAACAGCAGGACCTGACGCAGGGCAGGGCCGCACTCGACGCCCAGGCGACCGCTCTCGCCGACGGCACCACGCTGCTCGACCTCGCCAACACCGTCACCCCGGTCTCCGACAGCCGCGAGGCCGCCATCGCGGCCGTTCAGTTCGACGACGACCCGGTCGACCCCGAGGTGCTGGACGCGGTGGCCGGTGTGATCGACGGGCACCCCATCGACGGGGTCCTGGTCGAGCGCGCCGGCGCCGCCGCCGAGCCGCCGCAGATGTCGGTGTTCGGTCCCGGTGAGGCGGTCGGGCTGCTGGTCGCCGCGATCACGCTGTTCGTCATGCTCGGCACGTTCATCGGTGCGGGCCTGCCGTTGGTCAACGCCCTGGTCGGCATCGGGATCGGGCTGACCGGGTCGCTCGCCCTGTCGGACGTGATCGAGATGAACACCGTCATCCCGGTGCTCGGACTGATGCTCGGCCTCGCGGTGGGGATCGACTACTCGCTGTTCATCCTGAACCGGCACCGCACCCAGCTGCGCGACGGCGTGCCGCTGCACGAGTCCATCGCCCGGGCGAACGGCACCTCCGGGAACGCCGTGATCTTCGCCGGGATCACGGTGGTCATCGCGCTGCTCGCGCTCAACGTCACCGGGGTGTCGTTCCTCGGCCTGATGGGCACCGTCGCCGCCGCCTGCGTCGTGATCGCGATGGCCGTGGCGGTCACCCTCACCCCGGCGCTGCTGAGTCTGGCCGGGTACCGGATCACCCCCGCCAGGGAGCGGCGCGGCCAGCGTCCGGCGCGGCGCAAGCCGCTGCCCACCACCCCGATGAGCACCCGCCGTGCCGTCATCACCCTGGTCGCCGGGCTGGGCGCGATGCTGGTCATGGCAGTGCCCGCGCTGGACATGCGGCTCGGGCTGCCCGACGGAGGCTCCGAACCCGTCGACTCGGACGCCTACCGGGCCTACTCGTTGGTCGAGGACGCGTTCGGCCCCGGTGCCACCAGCCCGCTGCTCGTGGTCGCCGACCTGGGTGCGCCGGTGTCCGAGGAGGATCTGGTGGCCACGCAGGCGCGGATCGGCAGCGCGATCGCCGACGTCGACCACGTCAGCGGGGTGGCACCGGCCGGTGTCTCCACCGACTCCCAGCTGCTCGCGTTCCAGGTGGTGCCGACCCGCGGGGCGAACACGGTGGAGACCGAGAGCCTGGTGCACGGCCTGCGCGACGGATCGGCGGGGCTGTCCGGGGTGACCCTCGGCGTGGCCGGGACCGCCAGCGCGAACATCGACATCAGCCAGAAGCTCGCCGACGTGCTCCCGCTCTACCTGGCGGTGGTGATCGGCCTGTCGCTGGTGATCCTGGTCGTCGTCTTCCGCTCGGTGCTGGTCCCGGTGACCGCCACCCTCGGCTTCCTGCTGTCGGTGCTGGCCACGTTCGGTGGTGTGACCGCGATCTTCCAGTGGGGGTGGCTGGCGGACCTGTTCTCCATCCACCATCCGGGTCCGGTGCTCAGCTTCATGCCGATCCTGCTGGTCGGGATCCTGTTCGGCCTGGCGATGGACTACCAGCTGTTCCTGGTGACCGGCATGCGCGAGGCCTACGCCCACGGGGTGCCCGCCCGGCTCGCCGTCCAGCACGGGCTGCGGCACGGCCGGGTCGTGGTCACCGCGGCCGCGATCATCATGATCTCGGTCTTCGGCGGCTTCGTCTTCGCGCATTCGGTGATGATCCAGACCATCGGCTTCGGCCTGGCCTTCGGGGTGCTGGTCGACGCGTTCCTGGTGCGGATGCTGCTGATCCCGGCGGTGATGCACCTGCTCGGCCGGCACGCGTGGTGGCTGCCGCGCTGGCTGCACCGGATCGTGCCGGACGTCGACGTGGAAGGCGCCCAGCTCGCACGCGAACCCGCGCTGGTGGGCTGA
- a CDS encoding response regulator — protein MTRVLLVDDQVMMRTGLRAILDGAGGIEVVGEATDGAEAVRLAVDLVPDVVLMDLRMPGMHGVEATRRLRGDPRLTNTRVLVLTTFDGDTETVAALRAGASGFLGKGAGPEELVAAVLDVAQGRAALSAHALSVVVEDVSRRQARETQDEELARRIASLTARERDVVTAAARGADNKEIAARMVISPFTVKTHLNRAMTKLGARDRAQVVVLAHRAGLA, from the coding sequence ATGACCCGGGTCCTGCTGGTCGACGACCAGGTGATGATGCGGACCGGTCTGCGCGCGATCCTGGACGGCGCGGGCGGGATCGAGGTGGTGGGCGAGGCGACCGACGGTGCCGAGGCGGTGCGGCTGGCGGTCGACCTGGTGCCGGACGTGGTGCTGATGGACCTGCGGATGCCCGGAATGCACGGGGTGGAGGCCACCCGTCGTCTGCGCGGCGACCCCCGGTTGACGAACACCCGCGTCCTGGTGCTGACCACCTTCGACGGCGACACCGAGACGGTGGCGGCGCTGCGGGCCGGAGCCTCGGGCTTCCTGGGCAAGGGCGCCGGACCGGAGGAGCTGGTCGCCGCGGTGCTGGACGTGGCGCAGGGGCGAGCAGCGTTGTCGGCGCACGCGCTGAGCGTCGTGGTGGAGGACGTCTCCCGGCGGCAGGCCCGGGAGACCCAGGACGAGGAACTCGCGCGCCGGATCGCGTCCTTGACCGCGCGGGAGCGCGATGTGGTGACCGCCGCCGCCCGGGGCGCCGACAACAAGGAGATCGCCGCGCGCATGGTGATCTCGCCCTTCACGGTCAAGACGCACCTGAACCGCGCGATGACCAAACTCGGTGCGCGCGACCGGGCGCAGGTCGTGGTGCTCGCGCACCGGGCCGGGCTGGCCTGA
- a CDS encoding sensor histidine kinase: MATADPLDDANAPSGQRSTAWYRWIPGHRAGGDWWEGLLDLALLIAIVVRGWLVVRDGAVAELVVLAAVTVTLALRHRHPQLATAVVGGLTVVAAAVGADPTVYAVLTCAALFNAAMYARRRSVLVLAAGVLVVLAPTMTRAGDGQPLPVALLTVGTWTALALGLGSAVWANRDHVLALEHEAAAIRAARASETARHITDERLRIARDLHDAVAHSIAAINMQAGAAERHLREDPERAEESLRQVRGASRAVLSELRDIVAVLRSTQPAEDDDLAGRASASGIPALLADARSRGDVVRADVDLELDGVDPATGAALYRVVQEALTNAHRHGDGDVTLTIHDEGDAIVLVVVNLVAVRAARPVGGYGLVGMRERVEQTGGRLEVGAAADVFTLRAWLPRTRHPAARSDATDATR; this comes from the coding sequence ATGGCGACCGCCGATCCCCTGGACGATGCGAACGCGCCGAGCGGGCAGCGGTCGACCGCCTGGTACCGGTGGATCCCGGGGCACCGGGCCGGTGGCGACTGGTGGGAAGGTCTGCTGGATCTCGCGCTGCTGATCGCGATCGTCGTGCGCGGCTGGTTGGTGGTCCGCGACGGCGCGGTGGCCGAGCTGGTGGTCCTGGCGGCGGTCACGGTGACGCTGGCGCTGCGCCATCGGCATCCGCAGCTGGCCACCGCCGTGGTCGGTGGCCTCACGGTGGTCGCCGCCGCGGTGGGGGCCGACCCGACGGTGTACGCCGTGCTCACCTGCGCGGCGCTGTTCAACGCGGCGATGTACGCGCGCCGGCGTTCGGTGCTGGTGCTGGCGGCGGGTGTGCTCGTCGTGCTGGCCCCCACGATGACCCGGGCGGGTGACGGGCAACCGCTGCCGGTGGCGCTCCTGACGGTGGGCACCTGGACGGCACTCGCCCTCGGTCTGGGCTCGGCCGTGTGGGCGAACCGCGACCACGTGCTGGCCCTGGAACACGAGGCTGCCGCGATCCGTGCGGCGCGGGCGAGCGAGACCGCCCGGCACATCACCGATGAACGCCTGCGGATCGCCCGCGACCTGCACGACGCGGTGGCGCACTCCATCGCCGCGATCAACATGCAGGCCGGTGCTGCCGAACGGCACCTGCGCGAGGACCCGGAGCGGGCCGAGGAATCGTTGCGGCAGGTGCGCGGGGCGAGTCGGGCGGTGCTGTCGGAGCTGCGGGACATCGTGGCGGTGCTCCGGTCGACCCAGCCCGCGGAGGACGACGACCTGGCGGGCCGGGCATCGGCGAGCGGCATCCCGGCGCTGCTGGCCGACGCGCGGTCGCGGGGCGATGTGGTCCGCGCCGACGTCGATCTGGAGCTGGACGGGGTGGACCCCGCGACCGGGGCCGCGCTCTACCGGGTGGTGCAGGAGGCGCTGACCAACGCCCATCGGCACGGCGACGGTGACGTGACGCTGACGATCCACGACGAGGGCGACGCGATCGTGCTGGTGGTGGTGAACCTGGTGGCGGTGCGGGCTGCTCGGCCGGTCGGCGGCTACGGGCTGGTGGGGATGCGCGAGCGGGTGGAGCAGACCGGTGGCCGCCTGGAGGTCGGCGCGGCGGCGGACGTCTTCACCCTGCGCGCGTGGCTGCCCCGGACCCGGCACCCGGCCGCACGGTCGGACGCGACGGACGCGACCCGATGA
- the fni gene encoding type 2 isopentenyl-diphosphate Delta-isomerase — protein sequence MTGDFPTTSGGSDTAPNTGHTPAERDAVRKADHVRLASEQHAEPRGHDFDFVRPMNHALAAGNRAEVDLAVHGRVLHWGVPLYINAMTGGTQHTGTINRALARAARETGVPIASGSTGILHREPAAIPSFRVLREANPDGFVLANINPNLSPAQARRSVEILEADALQVHLNPAQEIVMPEGDRDFTRWSDNLAAIVEAVGVPVIAKEVGAGMSRGTVTALRDLGVAAVDVSGRGGTDFTAIESDRRTDGGMGYLANWGQSAPEGLLDAADCGVDLLASGGVRHPLDVVRALALGALAVGVAGGFLRTLLTDGEVALVTKIETWLHQIGDIMTLVGARTPAELRQTDLLITGPVREFCELRGIDAGAYARRSGR from the coding sequence GTGACCGGCGACTTCCCCACCACCTCGGGCGGGAGCGACACCGCACCGAACACCGGCCACACACCCGCCGAGCGCGATGCCGTGCGCAAGGCCGACCACGTGCGGCTGGCCTCCGAGCAGCACGCCGAGCCGCGCGGCCACGACTTCGACTTCGTGCGGCCGATGAACCACGCCCTCGCCGCGGGGAACCGGGCCGAGGTCGACCTCGCGGTGCACGGCCGCGTCCTGCACTGGGGCGTGCCGCTCTACATCAACGCGATGACCGGCGGCACCCAGCACACCGGGACCATCAACCGGGCCCTGGCCCGCGCCGCCCGGGAGACCGGTGTGCCGATCGCCAGCGGCTCCACCGGGATCCTGCACCGCGAACCGGCCGCGATCCCCTCCTTCCGGGTGCTGCGCGAGGCGAACCCGGACGGCTTCGTGCTGGCCAACATCAACCCGAACCTGTCCCCCGCCCAGGCCCGCCGCTCGGTGGAGATCCTGGAGGCCGACGCGCTGCAGGTGCACCTGAACCCGGCGCAGGAGATCGTCATGCCGGAGGGCGACCGCGACTTCACCCGCTGGTCGGACAACCTCGCGGCCATCGTCGAGGCGGTCGGCGTCCCGGTGATCGCCAAGGAGGTCGGCGCCGGGATGTCCCGCGGCACCGTCACCGCCCTGCGTGACCTCGGGGTGGCGGCGGTGGACGTCTCCGGCCGGGGCGGCACCGACTTCACCGCCATCGAGTCCGACCGGCGCACCGACGGCGGGATGGGCTACCTGGCGAACTGGGGCCAGTCGGCGCCCGAGGGCCTGCTGGACGCCGCCGACTGCGGGGTGGACCTGCTCGCCTCCGGTGGTGTGCGGCACCCGCTGGACGTGGTGCGGGCGCTGGCGCTCGGCGCCCTGGCGGTCGGGGTCGCGGGCGGCTTCCTGCGCACCCTGCTCACCGACGGCGAGGTCGCCCTGGTCACGAAGATCGAGACCTGGCTGCACCAGATCGGCGACATCATGACGCTGGTCGGCGCCCGGACCCCCGCGGAGCTGCGGCAGACCGATCTGCTGATCACCGGGCCGGTGCGGGAGTTCTGCGAGCTGCGCGGGATCGACGCCGGGGCCTACGCGCGGCGGTCGGGGCGGTAG
- a CDS encoding phosphomevalonate kinase translates to MIETHAHGKLFVAGEYAVVEAGYPAILIGVDRDITVRLAPAEDAGSITSDQYGRLPIVWRRNGHRVVLDHDSRPFDYVLAAIAVVERFATEQGRSLSFYDIEISSQLDDDSGRKFGLGSSAAVTAATVRALDTFYQLHLPTSSLLKLALLATMRVNPMGSGGDVAASLYGGWIRYAALDREWVRLRLETGTPLTDLLAADWPGLSVRRLPTPRTMDLVVGWTGQPASTTRLVEAMQSRKGAAESHYPDFLAESRDCVDALADAIAHDDAPAAKVQLRRARGLLTSLAGAAGVDVETPALRALCEGAETVGAAAKSSGAGGGDCGIVLVDRGSDLGPMIRAWESTGVRHLDLHVAEPTP, encoded by the coding sequence ATGATCGAGACCCACGCGCACGGCAAGCTGTTCGTCGCCGGGGAGTACGCGGTGGTGGAGGCCGGGTACCCGGCGATCCTGATCGGCGTCGACCGGGACATCACCGTCCGGCTGGCCCCGGCCGAGGACGCCGGGTCGATCACCTCCGACCAGTACGGCCGGTTGCCGATCGTCTGGCGGCGCAACGGCCACCGGGTGGTGCTCGACCACGACTCGCGGCCCTTCGACTACGTGCTGGCGGCCATCGCCGTGGTGGAGCGATTCGCCACCGAGCAGGGTCGCAGCCTGTCCTTCTACGACATCGAGATCAGCAGCCAGCTCGACGACGACTCCGGGCGGAAGTTCGGCCTCGGGTCCTCGGCGGCCGTCACCGCCGCCACCGTGCGTGCGCTGGACACCTTCTACCAGCTGCACCTGCCGACCTCGTCGCTGCTGAAGCTGGCGCTGCTGGCCACCATGCGGGTCAACCCGATGGGCTCCGGCGGCGACGTCGCGGCCAGCCTCTACGGCGGGTGGATCCGCTACGCCGCCCTGGACCGGGAATGGGTCCGGCTCCGCCTGGAGACCGGCACCCCGCTGACCGACCTGCTCGCCGCCGACTGGCCCGGCCTGTCGGTGCGCCGACTGCCCACCCCGCGGACGATGGACCTGGTGGTCGGCTGGACCGGGCAGCCCGCGTCCACCACCCGCCTGGTCGAGGCGATGCAGTCCCGCAAGGGCGCCGCCGAGTCGCACTACCCCGACTTCCTGGCCGAGTCCCGGGACTGCGTCGACGCCCTCGCCGACGCCATCGCCCACGACGACGCACCGGCCGCGAAGGTCCAGCTGCGCCGGGCGCGCGGGCTGCTCACCTCCCTGGCGGGCGCCGCCGGGGTCGATGTGGAGACGCCCGCGCTGCGCGCGCTGTGCGAGGGCGCCGAGACCGTCGGGGCCGCCGCGAAGTCCTCCGGCGCCGGTGGCGGTGACTGCGGGATCGTGCTGGTCGACCGGGGCAGCGACCTGGGTCCGATGATCCGGGCCTGGGAGTCCACCGGGGTGCGGCACCTGGACCTGCACGTGGCGGAGCCGACCCCGTGA
- the mvaD gene encoding diphosphomevalonate decarboxylase: MTAPATAVAHANIALAKYWGKRDETLALPATSSLSLTLDAFRSTTTVVPDDPEAQAAGADIATLDGAPMTGNSLDRVRRFLDLVREQAGGGGFARVTSTSTVPIGAGLASSASGFAALAGAGARAYGLDPDPRGLSRLARRGSGSACRSVFGGLVVWHAGEDDASSYAEPVPGGEPGGALDPAMAVVVLNPGIKSVSSREAMRRTVQTSPFFAGWVESTEQDVTLMLDRVAAGDLAGLGELAESNALRMHATMLGARPPVRYWTGQTVAVLDEVAALRAAGLPCWATMDAGPNVKVLCAAADLDRVAAALSKGPDGELDRLVITARPGPALSVAGAVA; encoded by the coding sequence ATGACTGCTCCCGCGACCGCCGTCGCGCACGCCAACATCGCGCTCGCCAAGTACTGGGGCAAGCGCGACGAGACGCTCGCCCTGCCGGCCACCTCGTCGCTGTCCCTGACCCTGGACGCGTTCCGCAGCACCACCACCGTGGTGCCGGACGACCCGGAGGCGCAGGCCGCCGGTGCCGACATCGCCACCCTGGACGGGGCACCGATGACCGGGAACTCGCTGGACCGGGTGCGTCGCTTCCTGGACCTGGTGCGCGAGCAGGCGGGCGGCGGCGGGTTCGCCCGGGTCACCTCCACCTCCACCGTGCCGATCGGTGCCGGTCTCGCCTCCTCCGCCTCCGGCTTCGCCGCGCTGGCCGGTGCCGGTGCCCGCGCCTACGGCCTCGACCCGGACCCGCGGGGGCTGTCCCGACTGGCCCGGCGCGGCTCCGGTTCGGCCTGCCGCTCGGTGTTCGGCGGTCTGGTGGTCTGGCACGCGGGCGAGGACGACGCCAGCAGCTACGCCGAGCCGGTGCCCGGCGGCGAGCCCGGCGGCGCCCTGGACCCGGCGATGGCGGTGGTCGTGCTGAACCCCGGGATCAAGTCGGTGTCCAGCCGGGAGGCGATGCGCCGGACCGTGCAGACCTCGCCGTTCTTCGCCGGGTGGGTCGAGTCCACCGAACAGGACGTCACGCTGATGCTGGACCGGGTCGCCGCCGGTGACCTGGCCGGGCTGGGTGAGCTGGCCGAGTCGAACGCGCTGCGGATGCACGCCACGATGCTCGGCGCCCGGCCCCCGGTGCGGTACTGGACCGGCCAGACGGTCGCGGTGCTGGACGAGGTGGCGGCCCTGCGCGCCGCCGGTCTGCCCTGCTGGGCCACGATGGACGCCGGGCCGAACGTCAAGGTGCTGTGCGCCGCCGCCGACCTGGACCGGGTGGCGGCCGCACTGTCCAAGGGCCCGGACGGTGAGCTGGACCGCCTGGTGATCACCGCCCGGCCGGGTCCGGCGCTGAGCGTGGCGGGGGCGGTCGCATGA